The genome window GTAAAAGCCCTTGTACCACTCGTTTATCGCTACCGTTAGCTGCACCTGCGCGTAGGTAAGAGCTAGTATCAATATCACACCCAGGTGCGCCCACTGCACCCATTTTTTGCTCGCGAAAAACGACGAAAACATCTATTTGCCTTTAAATTTGAGATTTAGTCGCAAAGTATAGCAAAACCAGGCTAAATTTATGCGCGTTAGATTGCTGTTATACGTATTACGTTAAAATCCGGCGAATTTTTTACAAAGGATGAAAATGAAAAAGACTATTTTGGGATTTGCGCTATTTACGGCGCTTACGTCGGCGGCCCTGGGAGGCGAGACGATCGAAGTTTATAAAAGCCCGGACTGCGGTTGTTGCGGAAAGTGGGGCGAGATAATGAAAAAAAGCGGCTTTGAGATCGTAGAGCACAAAACAAACGCGATAATCGAAACGAAAAACAAATACGGCGTTCCGCTGGAGCTATCTAGCTGTCACACCGGTATAGTCGGAGGTTACGCTATCGAGGGGCACGTGCCGGCTGAAGAGATAAAGGCGCTTTTAGCTGCCAAACCGGCTGACGTCGTGGGTATCTCGGTACCCGGCATGCCGCTGGGAAGCCCCGGCATGGAGCAGGGCGGCATCGTCGAGGATTACGATGTGATTGCGTTTAAAAAGGACGGCACGAGCGAAATTTTCGCAAGCTATAAAAACGGCAAGAAGGTAAAATAATTTAGCGAGATCGGCGTAAAATTTACCAACGCCGCGGCCATCGTTTTACTGGGTTTCGCGGCGATTTTTACCGCGAGACTGTTTTTTAAATTTGAGTGCCGCATCTCGTCAAATTTAGCGCAAAATCAAGCTAAATTTAACCGCCGCCGCTGTATCATTAAAATAAATTTACAAAGGAGCGGGCGTGGCGAGACTAATTTTTATCCTGTTTATTTTGGGTTTTCTTGTGTGGCTTTATATGGGCGGCACGACCAAAACGGTGGCTGATTACAAAGGTATGAGCCGCGAGGAGCTTGAGACTTTGTGCCTTGAAAAAAAGGACAAAAAGGCCTGCCAGAAAATAGCGATCGACTTCGTAAACGGCGCGAAAGCAAACGGCGGCAAACCGCAGTTTTAGGATTTGACGCGTCAAATTTGACGGCACAAGTTTGGTTTAAATTTTATAAATTTAACCGCTAGCATTTTTGCGGTGCGGGTCTAGGCGCGTCAAATTTGGACTCAAATTTAAATAAATTCCGCAAATTTGAGCCAAACGGCGCATAAAATAAGTAATATTTGTATTACAAGTTTAGCGCGGAGGTTAAATTTGCGCTCAAATTTAAGCCGCAAGCAGGGTGTGCACGCAACTAAAAGTGCTAAAACGCGGCAAAATAGCCCCCGCGGCGCTCACTCGCGCTAGAGGCGGCAAAAATGCGCTTTCAGTTTAAAATTCCCGATTTTCTGCTATAATCGCCGCATTTCATTTTAATTTTTTAAGGATTTTAATTGCACCCCAGTAGCGCCGACTCGCTTTTTATGATCGCTCTCGCGTTTTTCTTCGTATTTCTAAACGCTTTTTTCGTCTTATCAGAATTTTCCATCGTCAAAGTCCGCAAGACTCGCCTAGAAGAGCTTGTTAAGGACAAAGTCCCAAACGCAAAAACCGCGCTTGATATGTCAAACAACCTCGACACGTACCTCTCCGCCACGCAGCTAGGCATCACGCTAAGCTCATTGGCTCTTGGCTGGATCGGCGAGCCTGCGGTCGCTAGGCTGATAGAAGAACCGCTAAAAACATACCTTAATCTAAACGATATTTTAGTCCACACCGTTGCGTTTGCGATCGCGTTTACGCTGATCACGCTCATGCACGTGGTGCTAGGCGAGTTAGTGCCAAAGTCCGTCGCCATCGCAAAATCCGAAAAAGCAGTCCTAGCCATCGCGCGTCCGCTACATATATTTTGGGTGGTTTTCTCGCCGCTTATCAAGACTTTTGATTTCTTAGCCGGCGTTTCGCTTAAAATTTTAGGCATCAAGCCAGCCAAAGAGAGCGAGCTAGCCCACTCGGAAGAAGAGATAAAAATCATCGTGGGCGAGAGCCTAAAAGGCGGCGTTTTAGATAGCTTTGAGACCGAGATCATCAAAAATGCGGTCGATTTCTCCGACACGGTCGCCAAAGAGATCATGACTCCGCGCCGCGATATGGTCTGCATAAACAAGCAAAAAAGCTACGAAGAAAACATCAAAGTGATCTTTGACTCCAAATACACGCGCTACCCCTACATCGACGGCAGCAAGGACGCGATACTAGGCATGATCCATATCAGAGATATCTTGCAAATCGATCTGGGTAACAAAAAGCGCGAATTTGACAGCATCGTGCGCAAATTCGTCATCGTGCCCGAAAACCTCTCGATATCTAAAATCCTCGTGATGATGAACAAGCAGCAAATCTCCGCCGCTCTCGTTGTAGACGAATACGGCGGCACGGCGGGGCTTCTTACGATGGAAGACATAATGGAAGAGATCCTAGGCGACTTTAACGACGAGCACGACGACGCCGACCCGCACTACAAAAAGATCAACGAAAATATATACGAGTTTCAGGGGCGCTTTGACCTTGAGAGCGTCGAAGAGCTGATGGGGATAAGCTTCGCTGATGAGACCGAGGAGCTAACGATCGGCGGATACGTCTTTAATCTCATCGGTCGCTTGCCTGTCGTAGGCGACAAGATCGAGGACGAAAACTGCTACTACGAGGTTCGCAAGATGGACGGCGCTAGCATCTCTAGCGTCAAAGTGCGCAGAAAAGTCGAAGAAAAAGAGGACGAGGACTAAGTAAATTTACGCCTTGCTTTTTGCAGGCGGGGCGTAAATTCGGTTTTAAATTTGAGGCGCGAAAACGGCGTCTTAAATTTAAGCCGGTCTAAAATTTAAAAACGTCGCCTCACTTGCGAAATCAGCTCAAATTTAAGCCGTTTCGTCAAATTTGAGTTTTGCGGCATTTGCGCTAAATTTATCGTCGTTTGAGCGAGTCTTGCGGGATTGCCGTTAATTTTTGCGGAAAGCATAAATTTAAATTTGTCTTGCTAAATTTAAGCCGATTTTTCTCTCAGACTCTCTCAAAATCCACAAATTTAATCTAACTTTTTAGCTTATTTTGATAAACTTCGCGAAATTTAATAAGAGATAAAAATTAAATTCTATATTTTGAAATTTATAAAACAAAATTTAACACAGGAGGACAGATGAGAGTAGTTCAAGCGGAATTAATCTCCAAAACCGTCAGCGAGCTTTGTAAGCAGGCCTGTTACGTCGTAACGCCCGATATGAGAGCGGCTTTTGAAAAAGCTAGAGAAAACGAGAGCTCGCCGATAGGCAAGGACATCCTAGGCAAGGTGCTCCAAAACGCCGATCTAGCCGAGAAGCGCATCGCACCAATCTGCCAAGACACGGGCATGGCGGTCGTGTTCGTCGATCTCGGACAGGACGTGCATATCGAGGGTGGATTTTTAGAAGACGCGATCAATGAGGGCGTAAAAGACGGCTACGTGGGCGGCTACCTGCGCAAATCAGTCGTAAACGATCCGATCTTTGAGCGCAAAAATACGACGAACAACACCCCTGCCGTCATAAACGTAAGGGTAGTAAGAGGCGATAAAATCCATATAAAAGTGGCTCCAAAGGGCTTTGGTAGCGAGAACAAATCAGCTCTAAAGATGCTAGTGCCTGCAGACGGCCTAGAGGGTGTGAAAAAGGTATTTCTAGACGCCGTTAAGCTAGCGGGTCCAAACGCCTGTCCTCCGATGGTGATCGGCGTAGGCATAGGCGGCACGATGGATAAGGCCGCACTAATGGCAAAATACGCCGCCGCTCGCGACGCAGACAGCAAAAACCCTGATCCGCGATATGCTAAACTAGAAGAGGAGCTGCTAGAGCTCGCCTGTAAAACGGGCGTCGGACCGCAAGGTCTAGGCGGCGACACGACCGCGGTAAAAGTAAACATCGAGTGGTATCCGACCCACATCGCGGGCCTACCGGTCGCTATCAACATCAACTGCCATGCTGCTCGCCACGCCGAAGCTGAAATTTAAGGAGAAAAGATGTCAGAAGTAAAAAAAATAACCGCGCCGTTTGACAAAGAGGTCGTAAAAAGCCTAAAAGCCGGCGATAACGTACTAATAAGCGGCACCATCATCGCGGCTCGCGACGCCGCGCACAAGGCGCTAACCGAGACTTTGGCTCGCGGCGAGGCCTTGCCCGTAAATTTGGCCGGCGAGACGATCTACTACCTGGGACCAAGCCCCGCAAAACCGGGCGACGTCATAGGCGCTGCGGGACCGACTACTAGCGGACGCATGGACAAATACACTCCGACGATGATAAACGAAGTAGGCATCAACGGCATGATCGGCAAAGGATATCGTAGCGACGCCGTCGTCGAAGCGATGAAAAAATCGGGCTGCGTCTATATGGTCGCTATCGGGGGTGCGGGCGCGCTAATCAGCCAAAGTATCAAAAAGTACGAAGTGCTAGCCTATCCAGAGCTAGGCCCAGAGGCGGTCGCGAGACTTACGGTCGAGGATTTCCCGGCTATCGTAGCGATCGATAGCGAGGGCAATAACTTCTACGAAGTCGGACAGGCTCCGTATAAAAAAATATAAATTTATCGGCGCGGGTTATCGCTAGCTCGCGTCTCGATCTCCTCGCCGTTCTTAGTTTGCGTGCCGTTTGAAAAACGGGCAAATTTGAAACCAAACGGCGCGAAAATTTTCAAATTTTATGCTTAGTCTTTAAAAATTTTGCCGTAATTACTCGGATACGCTTTTTTCAAAGATTTTTTGATCTTAGCCTTTAGCGAGCCTGCGTCGCTAAGCTTTACGTCGCCAAATAGGCAATCTTTATCGCAGATTAGGCGCAAAGTTACGTCCCGTTTTTCGCCAAATAGCTCAAATTTCACTCGCACTTCGTTTTCCGAAACAGCTTTTGCGCTAAAGTTTTTGAGCCCTTCAATCTCGTGCGAGCCTATAAAAGGGTCGGTATCTAGATCGGACGATACGTGCTCTATGCCGCTCAGACATCCGAGCGCAGAGCCGAACTAATCGTAAATCAGCCCGTCAAGCTCGGGCGTTAGCCACTCCGAGGCGCTAGGCCGTATCTAGCATTGCCGTAGTTTGTTTGGTAAAAATCGATTACCGTTTTTCCCATTGGCTCGGCTTTCGTCGTTTGAGCGTTTAGATTTGCGTCGCCAAGACCGCAAAAAATCACAGCCAAAAGGCAAAATTTAGATACTTTCATGACTTTCCTTTTAAATTTGGCGGTTGCGTGATTTTGGCGTTATTGGGTTAAAATTTACTCCTCTTTTCGAGACTAGGTTTGGCGTAATAAGTTGCGAGTCAAATTTGAGTAAACCGGCTTTAGTCTCAAATTTACGTTAGCCTTGGAGCCGTCAAATTTTACCTAGACGGCTCGTTAAATTTAGCGGGGATCACTCCGTAGTGCTGTTTATGTAGCTGTTTTCGGAGATCTGCGTCCAGGCTCTAGCCTTTTTCATAAAGGCCTTTTGCGAGTCCAAAATCTCCTTAAACGTCGCGTCCTTTGCCGAAAGTTCGTCTAGGATCTCATCCGTGGCTTTGCGCAGCGCGGCGATGACCTCGGGCGGAAACGAGGCGATTTTCACGTCCGGATGCTCGCTTTTGATTTTATCAAGGACTAGCGAGTTTTGATAGACCGCCGACTCATAAACATCGGCCGCTACGGCCTTGGTTGCAGTCTCTACGATAGCTTGGAGGTCGGCCGGTAGCTTGTCCCAGAGCTTTTTGTTGATGTAAAATTCATTTTCGCTCGCGGGCTCCTGCCAGCCGGTGTAGTAAAATTTAGCCACCTTTTGAAAGCCGAAATTTATATCGATCGCAGGGCAGACCCACTCGACAGCGTCGATCGTGTTCATCTCCATCGCCATGTATAGCTCGCCGATCGGGATTGTGTTGATGTTTACGCCTAGCTTTGCCATTATCTCGCCGCCAAGCCCTGTCATGCGTAGTTTTAGTCCCTTTAGATCGTCCGTGCTCTTGATCTCTTTTTTAAACCAGCCGCCCATCTGCATGCCGAAATTTCCGCCGTGAAATGTCACTATGCCGTATTCGTTAAAGACCTTTTGCGCTAGCTCCTTGCCCCCGCCGTACGCGTACCATGCGTCCTGCTCGGCCTTGTTCATACCAAAAGGCACGGTCGTAAAGAGCATGAGCTTGGCGTCCTTGCCCTTATAAAAGTAGCTCGCGGTGAAAGCCGCGTCGTACTGGGCGCTTTTGACCATATCAAGCAGCGCGAATGCTGCCTTGTGCTTAGACGGATAATCGACGCGAACCTCGATACGGCCGTCGCTCATCTTTTCTACGAGCTCTTTAAATTTCTTTGGAGCGTCGCCTAGTACGGGCACGTTGCTCTCGTAGGTGGAGGCGAGCTTGATCTTGTATTTTTCCGCAGCCTGCGCGCTAAACGCCATCGCAGCGCACAGAGCGAGCGCTGAAAATAGTTTCATTTTTTCTCCTTTCGGTTTTAAATTTACCGATTATAGAGTTTTGTATTATATTTTTTGATTAATTTTAAAATTTAAGCTGCAAAATTTTACTGAGTATGAGTAAAAACGTAAATAAATTTCTAAAATGTTACGAAAATTAAATTTTATGTTGCAGCGATCGGAGCGGTTGAAATTTGTAGAACAAATTTGGCGTAGTATTTTGGCGTTAAATTTTAGCGGGTTTTGCAGTCAAATTTAATAATACCCAAGGCACATCGTCTCGGTTAGCTTTATGCGCTTTTCAAGCGGTGCAGGCGAGAAAAATGAGCACTTTTCAATGTAAATTCTGTAGTCGTAATCAAGTCTGAAGTCGTCGTAAAATTTCTTTAAATTTATAAATTTTATCCCGCAAATTTCGCGTAGATCAAAAAGCGGGTAGAGTTTGGAACCGTTTTTAGCGACGAGGTGCGAGGGCGCTAGCGTCGTAAACGAGCAAAACGCCGACGTGAGCACGAGTCCGGCTAGGTCGCTGCAGCGTGCGGCCGCCTCGCGAAATCGCGCGGGAATGCATTTTTTATGCAGAAAAACGATGCGCGAGTTTTCAAATTTAGCGCAGATCGTGCCACTCCAAAACAGATACGCATTGCCCGAAATTTCAGCATTTCGCGCAAATTCGCACCCTAGGACGTAATCGTCTAAAAACTCGTTTGGCGCAAGGGTTATTTTCATATTTTTCGTGCCTTTCTTGCGGGAAATTATAGCGAAATTTGCTTTTTTGGCCGTAAATTAGATAATATTCGCCCAAATTTTACAAAGGACGAAAATGAAAAAGGTTATCTCTACAAAAGACGCTCCACAAGCGATCGGACCGTATTCGCAGGCGATCGAGGCAAACGGATTTCTGTTTATTTCAGGACAGCTGGGCGTTACGCCTGACGGCAAATTTGCCGGCGAGGACGTGAGAACTCAGGCGGAGCAGTCAATGCTAAATTTAAAGGCGATTTTGGCGCAGGCGGGGCTTGGCTTTGAAAACGCGGTAAAAACGACGATTTTTCTAGCAGACATCGAGGACTTTGCGGCCGTAAATGAAATCTACGCTAAATTTTTTAGCGAGCCGTATCCAGCTAGAAGTACGATCGCCGTTAAAACGCTGCCAAAAGGCGGTTTGGTCGAGATCGAGCTCATCGCAGCGACGAAGTAAAATTTAAAATCAAGGAAAAAAATGAAAAAGGTTATATTTACGCTCGCGGTCGTTTTGATCGCGGTTTTGGGAGTCGCGTTTTACGGCTCGACTAAGGCCAAAGAGTCCTACGATAGGGGCGTGGCGAGGCTAACTAGTGAGACGCTCAAGCTTGGATTTTTTAATATAAAAGCAAACGCGGTAGAAAACGACTACGACAAAGGCTTGTTTAGTTCGCGCGCGGTGCTAAAACTCGAGCTCACCGACGGTAGAGATCCGGTCAAATTTGAAGCCAAAACGACGCTAAAGCACGGATTTGCCGAGCTATTTAGCGGCTTTAAAGCTCATAGCGACGTCAAAGCGCTAACGCCCGAAGCCGCGCTCTATCTAAAGAAAATTTTCGGTACGGACGAGTTTTTAAGCGTCGACGCGCTGATAAAATTTGATAAAACCCGCGACGTGACCTTAAATTTGGCCGATATCAAAACAAATGAAGATGACTCTAGCTTTGTAATCTCAAAGCCGTTTGCAAAGGCGCAAATCAAAGAAAATAAGATAAAATCCCTAGAAATCGGCGTCGGTAAAATCGGCGGCGGCGATACGGACGGCACGGATAAGGTCGATATAGAAAACGCCTCCGCGCTAATCGAGCTTAACGACTTTAAGAGCTTTGACGATCTCATCTCGTTTATAAACATACAAACCGCCTACGAAAACATAGCTAAAATCGGGCTAAAGACCGATAAAATGAGCTTTAACAGCGCTAGGGGCTATGATTTTCCAAAATCGGTCGACATTACCGGCATGTCGTTTTTGACGCAGATAAAGCAAAATGCAGACGCAAATCTCCTCGATACGCTTACCGACGTGAGTCTAGGCGCGCTTGACGTAGACGGCAAAAGGGCATTCACGCAGCTAAATTTGAGCCTAAACGAGAAAAACGTAAACAAAGAAGCGATGGCGATGTACGTCACTGGCCCGAAAGAGTCGGCTCTTTATAAAATTTTGATGAGCAAAAACTACGTGATGGAGATTAAAAATTTTAGCTTTAAAAACCCAAACGGCAAAGAGCTAAAATTTAATGCCGTAGCCGATGCGTCAGGTCTCGGCGCGGAAAGTAAAGCGCTAGATGACGACGCGGATATCCAAACGGCGCTAAAAGCGATCAAATTTGACGGCGAGATAAAGGTGCAAGCCGCGTCTATAACGGAGTTTTTGAGCACATATAAGGGGCTAATGGCCGATAGCGACTTTAACCAAATGATGGACGGCATCAAGCCTTTTGAAGAGCGCGTAAATTCGCTTTTTGCCAAAGACGGCGAGTATATGAGCGCGAAATTTAAACACGATGTCGGTAGCGACGATTTGCTCGTAAACGATAAAATTTCGCTCAAAGAATTTATAATGAGCCTAATGGCGAACTAATTTCGTTTTATTTTTAGCGGACGATAGTGTGAAATTTGCCACTTCGTCCGCTAAATGAATTTTATTTTTGCTTATATATTAAAGTAAATTTCTGATAGATTAAATTTAACAAAACGCCCAACAAAAAATCTCTAAATTTTATTCTCGACCCTCTTATTCTTCAGTATTTTTTAAGCATCCTATCTGTATAATTCGAGCTCACGAATTGAGAAACCACCTTTAACTTTCACGTTAATAAAGCCTTTTCTTTTAATATCGTAAGTTTTAATTTTGAGTTAAATAAACAATTCTCTAATTTTTGAGAGTTTTTGAAACTAACTCTTAAATTATGTTTTTTAATTTAACACTGTTAAACTAATTAGTCAATCTTTGAAATCTAAACAAGTGATCGATTGAGCCAATCTTTTTTCAGGCTTTCCCTGGAAAGTAGATAAGAGATAAAACTAATTAATAAAATTAAAGTTTTTTGATTAAAACTTCATATTAAATCCTAAGATATTTTATTTTAGGTAAATTTTATATGGAGAGTTTGATCCTGGCTCAGAGTGAACGCTGGCGGCGTGCCTAATACATGCAAGTCGAACGGAGATTAAGTAGCTTGCTATTTAATCTTAGTGGCGCACGGGTGAGTAATATATAGCTAACTTGCCCATTACTAAGGGACAACAGTTGGAAACGACTGCTAATACCTTATACTCCGTATCTATATAAGTAGGTACGGGAAAGTTTTTCGGTAATGGATAGGGCTATATCGTATCAGCTAGTTGGTAAGGTAATGGCTTACCAAGGCTATGACGCGTAACTGGTCTGAGAGGATGATCAGTCACACTGGAACTGAGACACGGTCCAGACTCCTACGGGAGGCAGCAGTAGGGAATATTGCTCAATGGGGGAAACCCTGAAGCAGCAACGCCGCGTGGAGGATGACACTTTTCGGAGCGTAAACTCCTTTTCTTGGGAAAGAATTATGACGGTACCCAAGGAATAAGCACCGGCTAACTCCGTGCCAGCAGCCGCGGTAATACGGAGGGTGCAAGCGTTACTCGGAATCACTGGGCGTAAAGGACGCGTAGGCGGATTATCAAGTCTCTTGTGAAATCTAACGGCTTAACCGTTAAACTGCTTGGGAAACTGATAATCTAGAGTAAGGGAGAGGCAGATGGAATTCTTGGTGTAGGGGTAAAATCCGTAGAGATCAAGAAGAATACCCATTGCGAAAGCGATCTGCTGGAACTTAACTGACGCTAATGCGTGAAAGCGTGGGGAGCAAACAGGATTAGATACCCTGGTAGTCCACGCCCTAAACGATGTATACTAGTTGTTGCTTCGCTAGTCGAGGCAGTAATGCACCTAACGGATTAAGTATACCGCCTGGGGAGTACGGTCGCAAGATTAAAACTCAAAGGAATAGACGGGGACCCGCACAAGCGGTGGAGCATGTGGTTTAATTCGAAGATACGCGAAGAACCTTACCCGGACTTGATATCTAACAAATCATCCAGAGATGGAAGAGTGTCTGCTTGCAGAAATGTTAAGACAGGTGCTGCACGGCTGTCGTCAGCTCGTGTCGTGAGATGTTGGGTTAAGTCCCGCAACGAGCGCAACCCACGTCATTAGTTGCTAACGGTTCGGCCGAGCACTCTAATGAGACTGCCTTCGCAAGGAGGAGGAAGGTGTGGACGACGTCAAGTCATCATGGCCCTTATGTCCGGGGCGACACACGTGCTACAATGGCGTATACAATGAGACGCAATATCGCGAGATGGAGCAAATCTATAAAATACGTCCCAGTTCGGATTGGAGTCTGCAACTCGACTCCATGAAGCCGGAATCGCTAGTAATCGTAGATCAGCCATGCTACGGTGAATACGTTCCCGGGTCTTGTACTCACCGCCCGTCACACCATGGGAGTTGATTTCACTCGAAGCCCAAATACCAAACCGGTTATGGTCCACAGTGGAATCAGCGACTGGGGTGAAGTCGTAACAAGGTAACCGTAGGAGAACCTGCGGTTGGATCACCTCCTTTCTAGAGTACAACGAATATTCTCTCACAAGATATTCGTCAAAGGAAAATTTAGGTTATCGCTATAGATAATCTACTCAATCGACCTTGTTTAGTTTTGAAAGATTGACGATAAAACTTATAGATTTTATCTTTGATTTTTTAGTTATCTTTATATTGGATTTCTAAATTTTATAGAGATAAAAATATTGTAGGCTGTTCTTGATTTAGACGAGGAAGCTTTTTGAGAAATCAAGGAGCGTATATATAATACGTGACGTAGATTTCAAAAAAAGATGACGAAGTATAAAACAAGAAGAGGCACAAGAGGGGCCTATAGCTCAGCTGGTTAGAGTGCACCCCTGATAAGGGTGAGGTCACAAGTTCAAGTCTTGTTAGGCCCACCAGAGAATTTAATTGGGGAATTAGCTCAGCTGGGAGAGCGCCTGCTTTGCACGCAGGAGGTCAGCGGTTCGATCCCGCTATTCTCCACCATGATTAGTTTAACATCAAAAAAGTCTAAACTAAGTATTTTTGTTAAATATTTAGTTTAGACTTTGTCGAAATAGACTCTTTATTCTTACGGCGCTTCCGAAAGAAGCGGTGTGCTTTAGGGGTTTCCAAAGGGCTTTAGCCCTTGGTCGCAAAGACTAGCTTTGCTAGTCTGCGAAGTCTAAACGTTATTTAGTTTATCATTGTTAAAAGTCACAATCAAGTTTTAATAAATAAAACAATTTTACAGGACTTGTTAAAGATTTAAATATCTTGCTTATTTGCTTAATGCAGAAGTTTGACGTCACAAGATATCATAGGATTTAAAACTTACCTAGATATTAGTCAATGCTTTCCGTCTTAAAAGCTAGAGATTTAAATTTCGTAATAGATCTAAATTTGAGGCTTCGTTATGAAATCTTAAATTTATGAGTTACCTTTAACAAGGAAGTGATGCGAATTAGAATATATTATATACTAATAAAAGGTAAGCTACTAAGAGTAAGTGGTGGATGCCTTGGCTAGTAGAGGCGATGAAAGACGTGCCAGGCTGCGATAAGTCTCGGGGAGCCGTCAAGGGGCTTTGATCCGGGAATTTCTGAATGGGGCAACCCAGTTAAGCGCGAGCTTAACTACCTATTATGGAGCGAACGAGGGGAATTGAAACATCTTAGTACCCTCAGGAAAAGAAATCAAAAGAGATTACGCTAGTAGCGGCGAGCGAACGCGTAAGAGGGCAAACCGTTAGTTTACTAACGGGGTTGTAGGACTGCGATATAGACTAAACTTAGCTAATAGAATAATCTGGAAAGATTAAGCATAGAGGGTGATACTCCCGTATATGAAAGCTTTGTTTTACTTAGCAGTATCCTGAGTAGGGCGGAACACGTGATATTCTGTCTGAAGCTGGGTCGACCACGATCCAACCCTAAATACTACTACTAGACCGATAGCGCACAAGTACCGTGAGGGAAAGGTGAAAAGAACTGAGGTGATCAGAGTGAAATAGAACCTGAAACCATTTACTTACAATCATTCAGAGCACGATTCTTTATGACGTGTGATGGACTGCCTTTTGCATAATGAGCCTGCGAGTTGTGGTGTCTGGCGAGGTTAAGGAAACCCGGAGCCGTAGCGAAAGCGAGTCTTAATAGGGCGTTTAGTCAGATGCTGCAGACCCGAAACGATGTGATCTATCCATGAGC of Campylobacter showae contains these proteins:
- a CDS encoding cysteine permease; the encoded protein is MKITLAPNEFLDDYVLGCEFARNAEISGNAYLFWSGTICAKFENSRIVFLHKKCIPARFREAAARCSDLAGLVLTSAFCSFTTLAPSHLVAKNGSKLYPLFDLREICGIKFINLKKFYDDFRLDYDYRIYIEKCSFFSPAPLEKRIKLTETMCLGYY
- a CDS encoding Fe-S-containing hydro-lyase, which codes for MSEVKKITAPFDKEVVKSLKAGDNVLISGTIIAARDAAHKALTETLARGEALPVNLAGETIYYLGPSPAKPGDVIGAAGPTTSGRMDKYTPTMINEVGINGMIGKGYRSDAVVEAMKKSGCVYMVAIGGAGALISQSIKKYEVLAYPELGPEAVARLTVEDFPAIVAIDSEGNNFYEVGQAPYKKI
- a CDS encoding hemolysin family protein: MHPSSADSLFMIALAFFFVFLNAFFVLSEFSIVKVRKTRLEELVKDKVPNAKTALDMSNNLDTYLSATQLGITLSSLALGWIGEPAVARLIEEPLKTYLNLNDILVHTVAFAIAFTLITLMHVVLGELVPKSVAIAKSEKAVLAIARPLHIFWVVFSPLIKTFDFLAGVSLKILGIKPAKESELAHSEEEIKIIVGESLKGGVLDSFETEIIKNAVDFSDTVAKEIMTPRRDMVCINKQKSYEENIKVIFDSKYTRYPYIDGSKDAILGMIHIRDILQIDLGNKKREFDSIVRKFVIVPENLSISKILVMMNKQQISAALVVDEYGGTAGLLTMEDIMEEILGDFNDEHDDADPHYKKINENIYEFQGRFDLESVEELMGISFADETEELTIGGYVFNLIGRLPVVGDKIEDENCYYEVRKMDGASISSVKVRRKVEEKEDED
- a CDS encoding fumarate hydratase, with the translated sequence MRVVQAELISKTVSELCKQACYVVTPDMRAAFEKARENESSPIGKDILGKVLQNADLAEKRIAPICQDTGMAVVFVDLGQDVHIEGGFLEDAINEGVKDGYVGGYLRKSVVNDPIFERKNTTNNTPAVINVRVVRGDKIHIKVAPKGFGSENKSALKMLVPADGLEGVKKVFLDAVKLAGPNACPPMVIGVGIGGTMDKAALMAKYAAARDADSKNPDPRYAKLEEELLELACKTGVGPQGLGGDTTAVKVNIEWYPTHIAGLPVAININCHAARHAEAEI
- a CDS encoding RidA family protein, whose amino-acid sequence is MKKVISTKDAPQAIGPYSQAIEANGFLFISGQLGVTPDGKFAGEDVRTQAEQSMLNLKAILAQAGLGFENAVKTTIFLADIEDFAAVNEIYAKFFSEPYPARSTIAVKTLPKGGLVEIELIAATK
- a CDS encoding TRAP transporter substrate-binding protein, with protein sequence MKLFSALALCAAMAFSAQAAEKYKIKLASTYESNVPVLGDAPKKFKELVEKMSDGRIEVRVDYPSKHKAAFALLDMVKSAQYDAAFTASYFYKGKDAKLMLFTTVPFGMNKAEQDAWYAYGGGKELAQKVFNEYGIVTFHGGNFGMQMGGWFKKEIKSTDDLKGLKLRMTGLGGEIMAKLGVNINTIPIGELYMAMEMNTIDAVEWVCPAIDINFGFQKVAKFYYTGWQEPASENEFYINKKLWDKLPADLQAIVETATKAVAADVYESAVYQNSLVLDKIKSEHPDVKIASFPPEVIAALRKATDEILDELSAKDATFKEILDSQKAFMKKARAWTQISENSYINSTTE
- a CDS encoding DUF945 family protein encodes the protein MKKVIFTLAVVLIAVLGVAFYGSTKAKESYDRGVARLTSETLKLGFFNIKANAVENDYDKGLFSSRAVLKLELTDGRDPVKFEAKTTLKHGFAELFSGFKAHSDVKALTPEAALYLKKIFGTDEFLSVDALIKFDKTRDVTLNLADIKTNEDDSSFVISKPFAKAQIKENKIKSLEIGVGKIGGGDTDGTDKVDIENASALIELNDFKSFDDLISFINIQTAYENIAKIGLKTDKMSFNSARGYDFPKSVDITGMSFLTQIKQNADANLLDTLTDVSLGALDVDGKRAFTQLNLSLNEKNVNKEAMAMYVTGPKESALYKILMSKNYVMEIKNFSFKNPNGKELKFNAVADASGLGAESKALDDDADIQTALKAIKFDGEIKVQAASITEFLSTYKGLMADSDFNQMMDGIKPFEERVNSLFAKDGEYMSAKFKHDVGSDDLLVNDKISLKEFIMSLMAN
- a CDS encoding DUF411 domain-containing protein, producing the protein MKKTILGFALFTALTSAALGGETIEVYKSPDCGCCGKWGEIMKKSGFEIVEHKTNAIIETKNKYGVPLELSSCHTGIVGGYAIEGHVPAEEIKALLAAKPADVVGISVPGMPLGSPGMEQGGIVEDYDVIAFKKDGTSEIFASYKNGKKVK